Proteins co-encoded in one Campylobacter concisus genomic window:
- a CDS encoding GDYXXLXY domain-containing protein produces MKIKVLIVAVVFQILLIGIMLGYALMPLYFGQEVRVRVNLYDPRDLFRGNYVDLNYEFSNFHSRNFDENDKDDRYIDQYDERVRDGARVYAVLKPDVNGTYSFAKFSISKPDNGVFLAGRYDGYSLVKYGIEHFYMSPDSAASTEDEMREEDVHAYAVLMVMDNGKARLKDLIIQKNAQKNSKKLLGDENFDKLDEIRQKE; encoded by the coding sequence ATGAAGATAAAAGTATTAATAGTAGCTGTAGTTTTTCAAATTTTGCTTATTGGCATTATGCTTGGCTACGCACTTATGCCACTTTATTTTGGACAAGAGGTAAGAGTAAGGGTAAATCTTTACGATCCAAGAGATCTTTTTCGCGGAAACTATGTTGATTTAAACTATGAATTTTCAAATTTTCATTCAAGAAATTTTGACGAAAATGATAAAGATGACCGCTATATCGACCAATATGATGAGAGAGTAAGAGATGGGGCTAGGGTTTATGCTGTTTTAAAACCAGATGTTAATGGCACCTACAGCTTTGCTAAATTTAGTATAAGCAAGCCAGATAATGGAGTGTTTTTAGCTGGTAGATATGATGGCTACTCGCTTGTAAAATACGGCATAGAGCACTTTTATATGTCGCCTGATAGTGCAGCTAGTACCGAAGATGAAATGAGAGAAGAAGACGTTCATGCATATGCGGTTTTGATGGTGATGGATAATGGCAAGGCTAGACTAAAGGATCTAATAATCCAAAAGAATGCCCAAAAAAATAGTAAAAAACTACTTGGTGATGAAAATTTTGATAAGTTGGATGAGATTAGGCAAAAAGAGTAA
- the hypB gene encoding hydrogenase nickel incorporation protein HypB: protein MCKDCGCSMGNHAHTHTHTDGTTHSHPHTHDGHTDHAHDAHEHSHEAHAHPVLNESKTIDVIEKILSENDKEAAHNRAHLDEKKILCVNLMSSPGAGKTTLLEATIKAGKFKIGVVEGDLETNQDADRIVKAGAKAHQISTGQTCHLDAFMVHEGLHHLPLNELDLVFIENVGNLVCPASYDVGSHFNAVLLSVPEGDDKVSKYPVMFRAADVLLITKASLAPHFDFDIERVKNDARKLNPKVDIFVVDSKTGEGIDKWISYLEFKKELR from the coding sequence ATGTGTAAAGATTGCGGTTGTTCAATGGGTAATCACGCCCACACTCACACTCACACTGATGGCACCACTCACTCGCACCCACACACTCATGATGGACATACAGATCACGCTCATGACGCACATGAGCATAGCCATGAGGCTCACGCACATCCAGTGCTAAACGAGAGTAAAACCATAGACGTGATAGAGAAAATTCTCTCAGAAAACGACAAAGAGGCCGCTCACAACAGAGCGCATCTTGATGAGAAAAAGATACTTTGTGTAAATTTGATGAGTAGCCCAGGCGCTGGCAAGACGACGCTTTTAGAAGCTACGATAAAGGCTGGTAAGTTTAAAATAGGCGTTGTTGAGGGCGATCTTGAGACAAATCAAGATGCTGATCGCATAGTAAAAGCTGGCGCAAAGGCTCATCAGATAAGCACAGGTCAGACCTGTCACTTAGACGCATTTATGGTACATGAAGGGCTTCATCATCTGCCACTAAACGAGCTTGATCTAGTCTTTATAGAAAATGTTGGAAATTTAGTCTGTCCTGCAAGCTACGACGTTGGCTCACATTTTAACGCTGTGCTTCTTTCGGTACCAGAGGGCGATGACAAGGTGAGCAAATATCCAGTGATGTTTAGGGCTGCTGACGTGCTTCTCATCACAAAAGCATCGCTTGCGCCACACTTTGACTTTGACATCGAGCGAGTGAAAAACGACGCTAGAAAGCTAAATCCAAAGGTTGACATCTTTGTTGTAGATAGCAAAACAGGTGAGGGCATCGATAAGTGGATAAGTTATTTGGAATTTAAAAAAGAGCTAAGATAA
- a CDS encoding HypC/HybG/HupF family hydrogenase formation chaperone, with translation MCLSIPSKVIEIDENNVATVETLGVTRKVSLDLISEEVKVGEYVLIHVGYAMQKIDTQFALESLEVYQKIADDMDAGKI, from the coding sequence ATGTGTCTCTCAATCCCTTCAAAAGTAATAGAAATAGATGAAAATAACGTTGCTACCGTTGAGACTTTGGGCGTTACTAGAAAGGTAAGCCTAGATCTCATCTCTGAAGAGGTAAAAGTTGGCGAATACGTGCTAATCCACGTTGGATACGCCATGCAAAAGATCGATACGCAGTTTGCGCTTGAGAGCTTGGAGGTCTATCAAAAGATCGCTGATGATATGGATGCGGGGAAAATTTGA
- the hypD gene encoding hydrogenase formation protein HypD: protein MDLINDFRDKNLILALSKLIQKESTKPLNIMEICGGHTHSIMKFALPSLVGEHINFVHGPGCPVCVMPKSRIDEACKLASMDNVIFCTLADMLRVPGSKTSLQKLRGEGHDIRALYTPLDALNIAKQNPEKKVIFFAIGFETTTPMSANLVEKVVQEGIKNLYFHINHVTVPAPVRAIMSDENVRIDAFLGPSHVSVITGSKIYKELASEFKRPIAISGFEPLDIMASVLNLVRQQNAGTYEVYNEYARAVKEEGNVKAKELIAKYFEPCDFVWRGLGEIAQSGMKLRDEFAYLDARVQFDCSVESASESKACICGQILRGLAKPTDCKVFGKVCNPQNPIGSCMVSSEGACAAYFKYARVG, encoded by the coding sequence ATGGATCTTATCAATGACTTTCGCGATAAAAATTTAATCCTAGCCCTTTCAAAACTTATCCAAAAAGAGAGCACAAAGCCCCTAAATATCATGGAAATTTGTGGCGGTCACACGCATAGCATTATGAAATTTGCACTGCCAAGCTTAGTAGGAGAGCATATAAATTTCGTCCACGGCCCAGGCTGTCCAGTCTGCGTGATGCCAAAAAGCCGCATAGATGAGGCCTGTAAGCTAGCTAGTATGGATAATGTGATCTTTTGCACGCTAGCTGACATGCTAAGAGTGCCTGGCTCAAAGACAAGCTTGCAAAAGCTTCGCGGCGAAGGACACGACATAAGGGCACTTTACACTCCACTTGATGCGCTAAATATAGCTAAGCAAAATCCAGAAAAAAAGGTCATATTTTTTGCGATCGGCTTTGAGACAACGACTCCGATGAGTGCAAATTTGGTTGAAAAAGTGGTGCAAGAGGGCATTAAAAATTTATACTTTCATATAAATCACGTAACTGTTCCAGCCCCAGTTAGAGCCATAATGAGCGATGAAAACGTGAGGATAGACGCATTTTTGGGTCCAAGTCACGTAAGCGTCATTACTGGAAGTAAAATTTATAAAGAGCTAGCAAGCGAATTTAAAAGACCTATCGCCATTAGCGGTTTTGAGCCGCTTGACATCATGGCAAGTGTGCTAAATTTAGTCCGTCAGCAAAACGCAGGCACTTATGAAGTCTATAACGAGTACGCAAGGGCTGTCAAAGAAGAGGGCAACGTCAAGGCAAAAGAGCTCATAGCTAAGTACTTTGAGCCGTGCGACTTTGTTTGGAGAGGCCTTGGCGAGATAGCGCAAAGCGGCATGAAGCTAAGAGATGAGTTTGCCTATCTTGACGCCAGAGTGCAGTTTGACTGCAGCGTAGAGAGCGCTAGTGAGAGCAAGGCTTGCATTTGTGGGCAAATTTTAAGAGGGCTAGCAAAGCCGACTGATTGTAAGGTCTTTGGCAAGGTCTGCAACCCACAAAATCCGATAGGATCGTGCATGGTCTCAAGCGAGGGCGCTTGTGCGGCATATTTTAAATACGCAAGAGTTGGTTAA
- the hypE gene encoding hydrogenase expression/formation protein HypE, giving the protein MKKIMLSHGGGGEEMNSLINETIFKIFDNEILRQSNDSAILNLNGKIAFSSDSFVITPIFFNGGDIGKIAACGTINDLTMVGASAKYLSCSLIIEEGLSIEELETVLGSLAKTCKESGVSVVCGDTKVVPKGKCDKIFINTAGIGEIVCEGVELKNLKAGAKILISGDVGRHGGVVLAAREEFELGLDLKSDCKSLKEVALRLFEAGIKPQCMRDATRGGLSAVLNEWTKFAKFDILVFEENIKVADEVMGVCELFGFEPYELANEGTFVMAVDESQAEDALNILREFDKNAMIIGEVMEAKNERVIIENAYKSRRFLEPPKGELLPRIC; this is encoded by the coding sequence ATGAAAAAGATAATGCTAAGCCACGGCGGCGGCGGCGAGGAGATGAACTCGCTTATAAACGAGACGATATTTAAAATTTTCGATAACGAAATTTTAAGGCAGAGCAACGACTCGGCGATATTAAATTTAAACGGCAAGATCGCATTTAGCTCTGATAGCTTTGTGATAACTCCCATTTTTTTCAACGGTGGCGACATCGGCAAGATCGCAGCTTGCGGCACGATAAACGACCTTACGATGGTTGGAGCAAGCGCAAAATACCTAAGCTGCTCGCTCATCATCGAAGAGGGGCTTAGTATAGAAGAGCTTGAAACGGTACTTGGCTCGCTTGCAAAAACTTGCAAAGAGAGCGGTGTAAGCGTAGTTTGTGGCGATACAAAGGTCGTGCCAAAGGGCAAATGCGATAAAATTTTCATAAACACAGCAGGCATCGGCGAGATAGTTTGCGAAGGCGTGGAGCTTAAAAATTTAAAAGCTGGGGCAAAAATTCTCATCTCTGGAGATGTTGGCAGGCACGGCGGTGTGGTGCTAGCTGCAAGAGAGGAATTTGAGCTTGGACTTGATCTAAAAAGTGACTGCAAGAGCTTAAAAGAGGTTGCTTTGAGGCTATTTGAGGCTGGTATAAAACCGCAGTGCATGCGTGATGCGACAAGAGGCGGACTAAGTGCAGTGCTAAATGAATGGACTAAATTTGCTAAATTTGACATCTTGGTTTTTGAAGAAAATATCAAGGTCGCAGACGAAGTGATGGGCGTTTGTGAGCTATTTGGTTTTGAGCCTTATGAGCTTGCAAATGAGGGCACTTTTGTGATGGCTGTTGATGAGAGTCAGGCCGAGGACGCGCTTAATATTTTAAGAGAATTTGACAAAAATGCGATGATAATAGGCGAGGTAATGGAAGCAAAAAACGAGCGTGTCATTATCGAAAACGCCTATAAATCAAGAAGATTTCTCGAGCCGCCAAAGGGCGAGCTACTACCAAGGATCTGCTAA
- the hypA gene encoding hydrogenase maturation nickel metallochaperone HypA, with the protein MHELSIVQNLVSLCEKNAAKENAKEISKIEIKVGRLSGVEPHYLESAFDVYKAGTICENAELVINLQGIVIECLDCGFGGELSENDFTCPKCKSQNLKVTDGEDMYLMRLEMK; encoded by the coding sequence ATGCACGAGCTTAGTATCGTTCAAAATTTAGTTAGCCTTTGCGAGAAAAATGCCGCCAAAGAAAATGCCAAAGAGATAAGCAAGATCGAGATAAAGGTTGGCCGTTTAAGCGGAGTGGAGCCTCATTATCTAGAGAGTGCCTTTGACGTTTATAAGGCTGGTACGATCTGCGAAAACGCCGAGCTTGTCATAAATTTACAAGGCATTGTGATCGAGTGTTTGGATTGTGGATTTGGCGGGGAGCTTAGCGAAAATGACTTCACCTGCCCAAAGTGTAAAAGCCAAAATTTAAAGGTGACTGACGGCGAGGATATGTATCTCATGCGCCTTGAGATGAAGTAA
- a CDS encoding AsmA-like C-terminal domain-containing protein produces the protein MEQLYIKLDKKIIARAKQIKLPNFKKESKQKSSDERLLNLSKSVDFIDTIFQEISLENVQIGDDFKLKILFLDDIFFVDSPYLNVDIKFQNEQQYGIDLFSVRNLSFKDFNVSISGEGSADFDKNDYKFEGNFTSHELHGKLNFALKDTFLTYKAYDVEAGSIKNFIDELDRRIELNSEVKNWIYGYIIADDYELKEINGKVDLAKNDFYLNDLNATANTKNLLVKFEKGLPAVNVGEANITLKNSKLKFDLISPIYKGKKLDGSNVTINNIFDEKSANLELFIKTKSIYDETINKILKAYKIIVPVRQLSGKMDASLKILIKLDEKSLENFDEKSVIANGEFKLSDAVLEIAGSKFNTKNALVKLINTTNLSIDATGFGLEFFKANTKADINLQKSTGEIKGVIESFDLKEKNDEILAFKNEPFNAFLDFSKAGETLLKIEPFELDMSFGSESKISTKNSKFFIESSPVLKQNGVRGFDELSIKSKDFTDLEIFAKEVNFDLPFLDKNGSKYENDDLKILVSKAGVKVDSASKKLSLDIKEKAINVKTKDLNLLVLDDNKTSEQSTPLELLAKNGDIILRDLNKTLPFASFSAEKKGKSTSLNGLAQQGRLGYFNDEKSINLDATDISGEFINDLFGIKSFEGGKFRLKMLGENSKNFKAEVRFFDTFLKDYIFYQRLLSFLNSIPSLLSFKTPDFNDKGFTVKNGKILLTRNGDMIEFLAIEMIGTSADIGGRGTIDLKSKKINIDLELKLLKDASSIIDKIPLVNQIILGKDRSLSTVIAIRGTTDKPEYSTQILQDALLSPLKIIRNVIQAPFLIFE, from the coding sequence TTGGAGCAATTATATATAAAATTAGATAAAAAAATAATTGCAAGAGCAAAGCAGATAAAGCTCCCAAATTTTAAGAAAGAGAGTAAGCAAAAAAGCAGCGATGAGCGCCTTTTAAATCTTAGTAAAAGCGTAGATTTTATAGATACGATTTTTCAAGAAATTTCACTTGAAAATGTGCAAATAGGAGATGATTTTAAACTAAAAATTCTATTTTTAGATGATATATTTTTTGTTGATAGCCCTTATTTAAATGTGGATATTAAATTCCAAAACGAACAGCAATACGGAATAGATCTTTTTAGCGTTAGAAATTTAAGCTTTAAGGATTTTAACGTGAGCATTAGCGGCGAAGGGAGTGCAGATTTTGATAAAAATGACTATAAATTTGAAGGAAATTTCACCTCTCATGAGCTGCACGGTAAGCTAAATTTTGCCCTAAAAGATACATTTTTAACTTACAAGGCTTATGATGTCGAGGCTGGAAGCATTAAAAACTTCATTGATGAGCTTGACAGACGCATAGAGCTAAATAGTGAAGTTAAAAACTGGATATATGGATACATCATTGCTGATGATTACGAGTTAAAAGAGATAAACGGCAAGGTGGATCTAGCTAAAAATGACTTTTATCTAAATGATCTAAATGCCACCGCAAATACTAAAAATTTGCTCGTTAAATTTGAAAAAGGCTTGCCAGCCGTAAATGTAGGCGAGGCAAATATCACGCTTAAAAACTCAAAGCTTAAATTTGATCTTATTTCACCTATTTACAAGGGCAAAAAACTTGATGGCTCAAATGTTACGATAAATAATATCTTTGATGAAAAAAGCGCAAATTTAGAGCTTTTTATAAAGACAAAATCAATTTATGATGAAACTATAAATAAGATATTAAAAGCTTATAAAATCATCGTGCCAGTAAGGCAGCTTAGCGGAAAAATGGATGCTAGCTTAAAAATTTTGATAAAGCTTGATGAGAAAAGCTTAGAAAATTTTGATGAAAAAAGCGTCATTGCAAATGGAGAATTTAAGCTAAGTGATGCGGTTTTAGAGATTGCTGGGAGTAAATTTAATACCAAAAATGCTCTCGTAAAGCTCATAAATACGACAAATTTAAGCATCGATGCTACTGGCTTTGGGCTTGAGTTTTTTAAAGCAAATACTAAGGCTGATATAAATTTACAAAAAAGTACTGGCGAGATAAAAGGCGTGATAGAAAGCTTTGATCTAAAAGAGAAAAATGATGAAATTTTAGCCTTTAAAAATGAGCCATTTAACGCATTTTTGGACTTTAGCAAGGCTGGTGAAACTTTGCTTAAGATAGAGCCATTTGAGCTTGATATGAGCTTTGGCAGTGAAAGTAAAATATCAACAAAAAATAGTAAATTTTTCATAGAGAGCTCGCCTGTTTTAAAGCAAAACGGTGTGCGTGGTTTTGATGAACTTAGTATAAAAAGCAAGGATTTTACTGATCTTGAAATTTTTGCCAAAGAGGTAAACTTTGACTTGCCGTTTTTAGATAAAAATGGCTCAAAATATGAAAACGATGATCTTAAAATTTTAGTCTCAAAAGCTGGTGTGAAGGTAGATAGTGCAAGTAAAAAGCTAAGCCTGGACATAAAAGAAAAAGCCATAAACGTAAAAACTAAAGATCTAAATTTGCTAGTGCTTGATGATAACAAAACCAGCGAACAAAGCACGCCGCTTGAGCTTTTAGCAAAAAATGGCGATATCATTTTAAGGGATCTAAACAAGACCTTGCCATTTGCTAGCTTTAGTGCCGAGAAAAAGGGCAAAAGCACCTCGCTAAATGGCCTAGCTCAGCAAGGTAGACTTGGCTATTTTAATGATGAAAAGAGTATAAATTTAGACGCAACCGACATAAGCGGAGAATTTATCAACGATCTTTTTGGCATCAAGAGCTTTGAGGGTGGTAAATTTCGCCTAAAAATGCTTGGAGAAAACTCTAAGAATTTCAAGGCAGAGGTGAGATTTTTTGATACTTTTTTAAAGGATTATATCTTTTATCAAAGACTGCTTAGCTTTTTAAACTCGATTCCATCGCTTCTTAGCTTTAAAACACCTGATTTTAATGACAAGGGCTTTACTGTTAAAAATGGTAAAATTTTACTCACTAGAAATGGTGATATGATCGAGTTTTTAGCGATTGAAATGATAGGCACAAGCGCTGATATCGGTGGGCGTGGCACGATCGATCTAAAGAGTAAAAAGATAAATATCGACCTTGAGCTAAAGCTACTAAAAGACGCTAGCAGTATCATTGATAAAATTCCACTGGTAAATCAAATAATTCTTGGCAAGGACCGCTCGCTCTCAACAGTCATCGCCATACGAGGCACTACCGATAAGCCTGAATACTCGACGCAGATATTGCAAGACGCCCTGCTCTCGCCACTAAAGATAATAAGAAACGTGATTCAGGCTCCGTTTTTGATATTTGAATAA
- the mltG gene encoding endolytic transglycosylase MltG codes for MIKNFIKKPYLDIFFDIVAIIFLSIFVYLARPINTSKVVFIPKGSVGEIISYLANRNFNLSVIDKYAILFIGSPQSGWIEIGQDKISRVDFLKKLAKSKAALTEITLIPGETTIVFLNQIAAQLGLDSVKLNSEYNALAPVSDGFLMPNTYKIPIGISERHLAFYLVNSSRKAQSDISNKIFGEYNEKKWFKILTIASIIQKEAANDAEMPLVASVIYNRLNKGMRLQMDGTLNYGIYSHDVITAERIRSDMSEFNTYLNDGIPPSPVCCVSISAIKAAINPAKSDYLYFVLDRKAKKHIFSKTLSEHNQNIGK; via the coding sequence ATGATAAAAAATTTTATAAAAAAGCCATATTTAGACATTTTTTTTGATATCGTAGCCATCATTTTCCTAAGTATTTTTGTCTATTTGGCACGCCCTATAAACACAAGCAAGGTCGTTTTTATACCAAAGGGAAGTGTGGGCGAGATTATATCTTATTTAGCTAATCGCAACTTTAACTTAAGCGTGATAGACAAATACGCCATACTTTTTATCGGCTCTCCGCAATCTGGCTGGATAGAGATCGGCCAAGATAAAATTTCAAGGGTTGATTTTTTAAAAAAACTCGCAAAGTCAAAAGCGGCTTTAACCGAGATAACGCTAATACCAGGCGAAACGACTATCGTTTTTTTAAACCAGATCGCCGCCCAGCTAGGGCTTGATTCAGTTAAGCTAAATAGCGAATATAACGCTCTTGCTCCAGTGAGTGATGGCTTTTTGATGCCAAATACATACAAAATCCCAATAGGTATCAGCGAAAGGCACCTTGCTTTTTATCTTGTAAATTCATCAAGAAAGGCTCAAAGCGATATCAGCAATAAAATTTTTGGCGAATACAACGAGAAAAAATGGTTTAAAATTTTAACGATCGCTTCGATCATTCAAAAGGAAGCTGCAAATGATGCTGAAATGCCACTTGTCGCCTCAGTCATTTATAACCGCCTAAATAAGGGCATGAGGTTGCAGATGGACGGCACACTAAACTACGGAATTTATTCACACGATGTGATCACGGCTGAGCGCATAAGAAGCGATATGAGCGAGTTTAATACCTATCTAAACGATGGTATCCCGCCAAGTCCGGTCTGCTGCGTCTCGATAAGCGCGATCAAAGCGGCGATAAACCCTGCAAAGAGCGATTATTTATACTTTGTGCTTGATAGAAAGGCGAAAAAACACATTTTTTCAAAAACCTTAAGCGAGCACAACCAAAATATAGGAAAATAG
- a CDS encoding NADP-dependent isocitrate dehydrogenase gives MSDIIWTKTDEAPLFASYSLFPIVKSFLSRAGISITRADISLAGRILSLFSKELGLNKADELELLGELTAHKEANIIKLPNISATLVQLKAAIDELRSKGINVPFYPDEIITDYDEEVAKKYQKVLGSAVNPVLRQGNSDRRVLPPVKEFAKKHPHSNGDWDKANKTKICYMQKGDFYENERSIIASKDEKFYINFVSTDGKKELLKELAIQSGEIVDATYLSVDELDKFYVSCFEEAKKENLTLSLHLKCTMMKVSDPVIFAHAIKSYFKEAFELFGEEFKTHSVEAKNGLKDMFSKISTLKNKDEILAKFDEIFSKKAKIWALNESASNFDVPNDVIIDASVPALIRNSGKVKDRSGELNFSLCMIPDRTYARVYEACVADFKEHGALDVSKIGSVANVGLMAKKAEEYGSHDKTFIAKEDGEFVVFDEAGESVFKFSVKKGDIFRMTQAKDDAINAWFELALKRGEISKDELIFWLDSSRVHDRNLIAKFEKFREKFASAGVKFEILNYEQATAKTLSLIRAGKDVIGVTGNVLRDYLTDLFPIFELGGSSKMLSVVPLLAGGAMFETGAGGTAPALVKELKEKNHLLWDSLGEFLALSASLEHLAFAKQKKEAKELSDALNRAVASYLDENKTPNATLDTRESHFYLALFWAREMAKSGGILSKIFENLADELEKNESEILKDIRQDDGASVEFGGYYLPDETKANEVMRPSKILNQIIG, from the coding sequence ATGAGTGACATTATCTGGACCAAAACTGACGAAGCACCGCTTTTTGCAAGCTACTCTCTTTTTCCTATCGTAAAGAGCTTTTTATCTCGTGCTGGCATTAGCATAACAAGGGCTGATATTAGCCTAGCTGGGAGAATTTTATCTCTTTTTAGCAAAGAGCTTGGACTAAATAAGGCCGATGAGCTAGAACTTTTGGGCGAACTGACCGCTCACAAAGAGGCAAATATCATAAAACTGCCAAACATCTCAGCTACGCTCGTTCAGCTAAAAGCGGCTATTGATGAGCTAAGAAGCAAGGGCATAAATGTGCCTTTTTATCCAGATGAAATCATCACAGACTACGACGAAGAGGTTGCTAAAAAATACCAAAAAGTGCTTGGCAGCGCGGTTAATCCAGTTCTTAGACAAGGAAACTCAGATAGAAGAGTCTTGCCACCAGTTAAAGAATTTGCCAAAAAACATCCACATAGCAACGGTGACTGGGATAAGGCAAATAAGACAAAAATTTGCTACATGCAAAAGGGCGATTTTTATGAGAATGAGCGCTCTATTATTGCTAGTAAAGATGAGAAATTTTATATAAATTTTGTGAGCACGGATGGCAAAAAAGAGCTTTTAAAAGAGCTTGCCATCCAAAGCGGCGAAATAGTTGATGCCACATATTTAAGTGTAGATGAGCTAGATAAATTTTATGTAAGCTGTTTTGAAGAGGCAAAAAAAGAGAATTTGACCTTGAGCCTGCACCTAAAATGTACGATGATGAAGGTTAGCGATCCAGTCATCTTTGCTCACGCGATAAAAAGTTATTTTAAAGAGGCTTTTGAGCTATTTGGTGAAGAGTTTAAAACTCATAGCGTGGAGGCAAAAAACGGCTTAAAAGATATGTTTTCTAAAATTTCAACTCTTAAAAATAAAGATGAAATTTTGGCTAAATTTGATGAAATTTTTAGCAAAAAGGCAAAAATTTGGGCATTAAATGAAAGTGCTAGCAACTTTGATGTGCCAAATGACGTTATCATCGATGCCTCCGTGCCTGCGCTTATTAGAAATTCTGGCAAGGTAAAAGATAGAAGTGGCGAGCTAAATTTCTCGCTTTGTATGATCCCAGATAGAACATACGCTAGGGTTTATGAGGCTTGTGTAGCGGACTTTAAGGAGCATGGCGCGCTTGATGTGAGCAAGATCGGTAGCGTAGCAAACGTGGGGCTCATGGCTAAAAAGGCTGAGGAGTACGGCAGCCACGATAAGACTTTCATCGCAAAAGAAGATGGAGAATTTGTAGTTTTTGATGAGGCTGGTGAGAGTGTCTTTAAATTTAGCGTCAAAAAGGGCGACATTTTTAGGATGACTCAGGCAAAGGATGATGCGATAAATGCGTGGTTCGAGCTTGCTTTAAAAAGAGGCGAAATCTCAAAAGATGAGCTTATATTTTGGCTAGATAGTAGCCGTGTTCACGATAGAAATTTGATAGCTAAATTTGAAAAATTTAGAGAGAAATTTGCTAGCGCTGGCGTAAAATTTGAAATTTTAAACTACGAGCAAGCGACTGCAAAAACGCTTAGCTTGATAAGAGCTGGCAAAGATGTCATAGGCGTCACTGGTAACGTTTTAAGAGATTATTTAACCGATCTTTTCCCGATCTTTGAGCTAGGTGGCAGCTCAAAAATGCTCTCAGTCGTGCCGCTACTTGCTGGTGGAGCGATGTTTGAGACGGGCGCTGGTGGAACGGCTCCAGCGCTTGTAAAAGAGCTAAAAGAGAAAAACCATCTACTTTGGGATAGCCTCGGCGAGTTTTTAGCGCTTAGTGCTTCGCTCGAGCATTTAGCGTTTGCTAAGCAAAAAAAAGAGGCAAAAGAGCTAAGTGATGCGCTAAATAGAGCGGTTGCTAGCTATTTGGACGAAAACAAAACGCCAAACGCCACTCTTGATACCAGAGAATCGCACTTTTATTTGGCACTTTTTTGGGCAAGAGAAATGGCAAAAAGTGGTGGAATTTTAAGTAAAATTTTTGAAAATTTAGCAGACGAGCTAGAGAAAAATGAGAGTGAAATTTTAAAAGATATAAGACAAGATGATGGCGCAAGCGTGGAATTTGGCGGATATTATTTGCCAGATGAAACAAAAGCAAATGAGGTCATGAGACCAAGTAAAATTTTAAATCAAATAATAGGATGA
- a CDS encoding lactate/malate family dehydrogenase, whose amino-acid sequence MKISIVGAGNVGASIAYALCMREVCDEIALVDIFGDVARAKAIDLAQSSCVFNAKTTVCGGDDFMLIEGSDIVVVTAGSPRKEGQTREDLLLKNAVVVKQTAQNIAKFAPNAVIIVVTNPLDVMVWTAHKFSGFSKNKVIGMAGELDGARCRYELALLKDKDAKGLKTKIIGAHNDEMIVSASNISENLNENELATLKKETSTGGAKIVKLLGTSAYYAPAAAVVKMCEAIMGKSDEILSASVLLDDELSCGRLVRLGREGLKEILELNINESEQEQLSKSEADIRKNIKFLKENLD is encoded by the coding sequence ATGAAAATAAGTATAGTTGGAGCTGGAAACGTCGGTGCGAGCATAGCTTATGCGCTTTGCATGAGAGAAGTTTGCGATGAGATCGCGCTTGTGGATATATTTGGTGATGTGGCACGTGCAAAAGCGATCGATCTAGCGCAGTCAAGCTGCGTTTTTAATGCTAAAACTACCGTTTGCGGTGGCGATGACTTTATGCTAATAGAGGGCAGTGATATCGTAGTGGTAACTGCTGGAAGCCCAAGAAAAGAGGGTCAAACAAGAGAGGACTTGCTCCTTAAAAATGCCGTAGTCGTAAAACAAACAGCTCAAAATATCGCAAAATTTGCACCAAATGCGGTGATAATCGTCGTGACAAATCCGCTTGATGTGATGGTCTGGACGGCTCATAAATTTAGTGGTTTTAGCAAAAATAAAGTGATCGGCATGGCTGGTGAGCTTGATGGGGCAAGATGCAGATATGAGCTAGCGCTTCTAAAAGACAAGGACGCAAAAGGGCTAAAGACAAAGATAATTGGCGCTCACAACGACGAGATGATCGTATCTGCTAGTAACATTAGCGAAAATTTAAACGAAAATGAGCTAGCAACTCTTAAAAAAGAGACAAGCACAGGTGGCGCAAAGATCGTTAAACTCCTTGGCACTTCAGCTTACTACGCACCAGCAGCTGCAGTTGTGAAAATGTGTGAAGCGATCATGGGCAAGAGTGATGAAATTTTAAGTGCTAGCGTGCTTCTTGATGATGAGCTAAGTTGCGGCAGGCTAGTAAGGCTTGGACGCGAGGGCTTAAAAGAAATTTTAGAGCTAAATATAAATGAAAGTGAGCAAGAGCAGCTAAGTAAAAGCGAAGCTGATATTAGAAAAAACATTAAATTTTTAAAAGAAAATTTGGATTAG